From Musa acuminata AAA Group cultivar baxijiao chromosome BXJ3-8, Cavendish_Baxijiao_AAA, whole genome shotgun sequence, one genomic window encodes:
- the LOC103993991 gene encoding wall-associated receptor kinase-like 14 — translation MTYKARHRLPPLGYASFGCSTMTHSSHQTHAVFLFFALSLLCVATGADGCNRTCGSGPAVPYPFGFSAGCPIRLNCSQDGARFLGEFRVRNITTDAVHLDVPPVCDRFIHRATAGLFGANYAMTASNALFLRNCTSKTGSECSISTDIIAKRMKLTSCGPKDDDISCYSSGRTDGFLSDANFTAAATNCRLLYTSVRYGEDASSDQPSLVFGSAEIGWWLNGECRCAANATCKRVDVPVDTQNSSKKGFRCSCHEGFIGDGFAEGERCRRDAASISSIPGGKAGAIVGGAVAGAALALGLALLCYLVRRRGIVSEVEESGTRRLLDETSCTVAVYSHKEVERATGNFSDAYKLGAGAYATVYMGRFSNTGLVAIKRLKHPDTDNIEHVINEIKLVSSVSHPNLVHLLGCCIDSGEHILVYEFMPNGTLSQHLHRERGNGLSWSARVSIATETARAIAYLHTAVHPPIYHRDIKSSNILLDYDLRPKLADFGLSRVGIVESSHISTAPQGTPGYVDPQYHQNFHLSDKSDVYSYGVVLVEMITAMKVVDFRRAASEVNLASLAADKIGKGLVEDIVDLIIKENWNGQTRASVQKVAELAFRCLAFHRDARPSMAEVAEELEKIMMEECRPAQPEGSEEQHDEPQSRRSAAESVVVEKPQAVSPVSVQDQWTSERSSSPCSSSSVASSRNLNRGI, via the exons ATGACGTATAAAGCTCGCCATCGACTCCCGCCGCTGGGTTATGCCTCCTTCGGCTGCTCCACGATGACCCACTCGTCCCATCAAACCCATGCTGTGTTTCTCTTCTTTGCGCTTTCGTTGCTGTGTGTCGCTACAGGCGCTGATGGGTGCAACCGGACCTGCGGCTCCGGCCCTGCCGTCCCCTACCCCTTCGGCTTCTCCGCCGGGTGTCCGATTCGTCTTAACTGCTCCCAAGACGGCGCGAGATTCCTCGGCGAGTTTCGCGTTCGGAACATCACAACCGACGCCGTGCACTTGGACGTGCCGCCGGTCTGCGACCGCTTCATCCACCGCGCCACCGCCGGGCTCTTCGGGGCCAACTACGCCATGACGGCGAGCAACGCGCTTTTCCTTCGCAACTGCACGTCCAAAACCGGATCCGAGTGTAGCATCTCCACCGATATCATCGCCAAGCGGATGAAGCTGACCAGCTGCGGGCCCAAGGACGACGACATCAGCTGCTACTCCAGCGGGAGGACGGACGGGTTCCTATCCGACGCCAACTTCACGGCAGCCGCCACTAACTGCCGGCTCCTGTACACCTCGGTGAGGTACGGCGAGGACGCCTCCTCCGACCAACCGTCGCTCGTATTCGGGTCCGCGGAGATCGGGTGGTGGCTCAACGGGGAGTGCCGGTGCGCGGCCAACGCCACCTGCAAGCGCGTGGACGTGCCGGTCGACACCCAGAATAGCTCCAAGAAAGGGTTCAGGTGCAGCTGCCACGAGGGGTTCATCGGCGACGGCTTCGCCGAGGGCGAGCGTTGCCGGAGAG ATGCTGCATCGATAAGCTCCATTCCCGGTGGCAAAGCTGGTGCCATTGTTGGAG GGGCCGTGGCTGGAGCCGCTCTTGCTCTTGGATTGGCACTGCTCTGCTACCTCGTCAGACGCCGGGGGATCGTCTCCGAAGTGGAGGAATCCGGCACCCGACGCCTGCTCGACGAGACATCCTGCACCGTCGCCGTCTACTCCCACAAGGAGGTCGAACGTGCCACCGGCAACTTCTCCGATGCGTACAAGCTCGGTGCCGGCGCCTACGCCACCGTGTACATGGGACGGTTCTCCAACACCGGCCTCGTCGCCATCAAGAGGCTCAAACACCCTGACACCGACAACATCGAACATGTCATCAACGAGATCAAGCTCGTCTCCTCCGTCAGCCACCCCAACCTCGTCCACCTCTTGGGCTGCTGCATCGACAGCGGCGAGCACATACTCGTCTACGAGTTCATGCCCAACGGCACCCTGTCGCAGCACCTCCACCGCGAGCGGGGCAACGGCCTGTCATGGTCCGCCCGGGTCTCCATCGCCACCGAGACCGCCAGGGCCATCGCGTACCTCCACACCGCCGTGCACCCGCCCATCTACCACCGGGACATCAAGTCCAGCAACATCCTGTTGGACTACGACCTTCGGCCCAAGCTGGCGGACTTCGGACTCTCGAGGGTCGGCATCGTCGAGTCGTCCCACATCTCGACCGCGCCGCAGGGGACGCCGGGCTACGTCGACCCGCAGTACCACCAGAACTTCCACCTCTCGGACAAGAGCGACGTGTACAGCTACGGAGTGGTGCTGGTGGAGATGATCACGGCGATGAAGGTGGTGGACTTCCGTCGAGCAGCGAGCGAGGTGAACCTGGCGTCGCTCGCGGCCGACAAGATCGGGAAGGGGCTGGTGGAGGACATCGTAGACCTGATTATCAAAGAGAATTGGAACGGTCAGACCAGGGCTTCGGTGCAGAAGGTGGCGGAGCTCGCTTTCCGGTGCCTGGCGTTCCACAGGGACGCGAGGCCGTCGATGGCGGAGGTCGCAGAAGAGCTGGAAAAGATCATGATGGAGGAGTGTCGCCCAGCTCAACCTGAAGGATCGGAGGAGCAACATGATGAGCCACAGAGTAGGAGGTCGGCGGCGGAGAGCGTAGTGGTGGAGAAACCCCAGGCAGTGTCCCCAGTTTCAGTGCAGGATCAATGGACCAGTGAGCGTAGCTCTTCTCCTTGTTCCTCCTCCTCTGTTGCCTCCTCGAGAAATCTTAATCGTGGAATCTAA